Proteins from one Mesotoga infera genomic window:
- a CDS encoding GntR family transcriptional regulator — translation MKNEVPMYRVLFKRITQMIKEQELSPGDRLPTERELMDEFGVSRATVVRAMTELENSNVVKRIQGKGT, via the coding sequence ATGAAAAACGAAGTTCCGATGTACAGAGTTCTGTTTAAACGGATTACTCAGATGATAAAAGAGCAGGAACTGTCTCCTGGAGACAGACTACCAACCGAACGCGAGCTTATGGATGAGTTTGGGGTAAGCAGGGCAACTGTCGTTAGGGCGATGACCGAGCTCGAAAATTCCAATGTTGTCAAACGAATACAAGGGAAAGGCACTT